CCACCACGGCTGAAACGCTTTTGTCACCACGCTTCCGTGCGCGTTCTCTAATATAGTGAAGGTCTCTGGGGATCACACACGTATAAATCTTGTCAGTGAAGGTTTCCACTTCATGCCGGAGAGCGTTTTTCGAAAGTTTCTGCTCGATCAGCTTCAAGGTATGAGCAGCCAGCAAACCCTGCCCTGAAAAAATCTGTTTGCTATCAATGACTCGCATGGAAAACTTCCCGTCCCGACCAGCCGCCTGGCGGGCCTTCTCATAGTTGGCCATAACGCTGTTCATGGCCTCCGTGGCGTTCTGATAAATCAGACTGCGGCTACGAGTTACCGTTTCACAAATGGCGACATCGAACTGGGTAACGATCTTCTCAATGAAAAGGTCATGGATTTTATCGGCGGTGTAGGCGCGAGTCTCTGCCTGATGGCCCTTTTGCAGTAGCCCTTGCTGATAGAACTCCTGGGTTCTGACCGGGTCGTGCTCGTCGATATAGGTTTCACCGTCAATCATGGCGGTCACGGGGAGGATGAAAAGATCGTGCTTGCGGCTGAACTCATAGGGTAGATCACACGCAGAATCGACGATCAAACCAACTCGCATGGTGGGGCCTCCAGCTGCGGGACATTCCGCAGGGGGAACGCCCTTTATTTCATTGTTTTTTTAGGCAGCCAGTCTTACACAACCTGGTCAGAATTTCAGCACTTCACCGTCAACCGGCCTGAGAAACGGATTCCAGTTCCTTGAGGTTTTCCTCCAGCAACCGGCGATTGTCATGCTGCCACGGATGAAATCCCTCCCGGAAATAGGCGAAGAATTCCGGTAGGCACTTACGTATCACACCAGGCTTACCCCACAGAAAGTTCAGCCCACCAAGCCAGGTTCGAAGGCTCCACAGTTTTCCGTCAGTCTTGAGCAGACTGCAGGTATTGAGAAAGGTGTACTTGAAGAAATTCCAGCTGACAAACAGGAAAACAACCCGGCGCAGTCGTTCATTGCCTACGCATTCCCGGTAAACATCGAAAGCAACGGACTTGTGTTCGGTTTCCTCAATGGCATGCCAGCGCCAGAGTCGTGCCATGTCGGGCGTGGCACCTGACATCCACTCGGGGTGACGCAAAATGGCATTGGCCAACACAGCCGTGTAATGCTCCGCCCCGCAGGTACCCGCAAGCTGGCGACTGGGCGGCAGGTTGGCTACCCACTTCATGTGTTTAACAAACCTCCGGTCGATCGCGTCGATGTCGTAGCCTCGGGCCTTCAATGCCTCGTTATAGTGCTTGTGCTCGCGACTGTGGAGGGCTTCCTGGCCAATAAAACCGCGTATTTCCTCTCTCAGTTTGGGGTCTTCAATCCGGTCACGATATAGGCGCACGGCATTGATGAACTGCTGCTCGCCGTCGGGAAACTGCAACGACAGCGCATTGAAAAAAGCGGTCCTGAAGGCATTGTTGCCATGCCAAAAAGTCTTGAGGTCCTCTTTGACATCAAACCTTATGTGCCGTGGCTGTACGGACACACCTTCGGGTGTTGAGCTGATGGTCATGACTGCCTCCTGTCTCTGTCGAATTGTTGTTTTAGCTTGCGAACAGCGGACAAAACATCATCTATTGGGTCAGTTTAATCCCGAATTCAGGACGGACGGAAGGCTTTGGCAAGAAAAATCGGACAAATTGTCACGAAATGACAACCTGTCATTCCGCTCAGCAGCAATAAAAAAGGGAGGCATTTCGCCTCCCAAGGACACACAAGGGGAAACTGCCTTCAACCAGAGAGCTGAGGCAGCGTGTCAGAAAATCAGCCCAGCTCTTTGGCCTGATCCCGCAGTACAAACTTCTGGATCTTACCAGTAGAGGTTTTGGGCAGTTCCGAGAACACGACCGTCCGGGGCACCTTGAAGCGGGCCAGGCGCTCACGACAGAAATTGATGATGTCCTCTTCGCTGACATCACCCGCCTCCGGTTTCAGAGTCACAAAGGCGCAGGGTGTTTCTCCCCACTTTTCATCCGGCCGGGCAACCACGGCCGCTTCCAGCACCGCGGGATGGCGGTAGAGAGCATCTTCCACCTCGATGGTTGAAATGTTCTCGCCGCCGGAGATGATAATGTCCTTCAGGCGGTCCTTGATCTCCAGATAACCGTCTTCGTGCCAGACCGCCAGGTCGCCGGTGTGGAACCAGCCGCCACGGAACGCTTCTTCGGTCGCGGTCGGGTTCTTCAGATAGCCCTTCATGGTGGTATTGCCGCGGAGGAAAATCTCTCCGATAGTCTTGCCATCTTTTGGCACCGGCTCCATTGAGTTGGGATCACCCACCATAGTGCCTGCCAGGGTATGGTAACGGACGCCCTGGCGAGCCTTGATGCGAGCACGATCCTCAAGAGGCAGCTTGTCCCACTCAGACTTCCAGGCACAAACCGTAACCGGGCCGTAAACTTCGGTGAGCCCATAGGTATGGGTTACCTTGAGGCCCATTTTTTCGATGGCATCGATCACCTGCGCAGGCGGCGCTGCACCAGCGGTCATGGATTTGACTTCGTGATCAATGCCGGCTTTGGCAGATTCGGGTACATTGAGCAGCGCGTTCAGAACAATGGGCGCGCCGCACATATGCGTAACCTGATGATCACGAATGAGCTGCAATATCTTCTCGGGATCGACACGGCGCAGGCAGACATGAATGCCCGCCATCGCGGTGATGGTCCAGGGGAAACACCAGCCATTGCAGTGGAACATGGGCAACGTCCACAGGTAGACCGGATGCATGTCCATCGACCATACCGCCTGATTGCCCAGAGCATTCAGATAAGCGCCGCGGTGATGGTAGACCACGCCTTTGGGGTTGCCGGTGGTGCCGGAGGTATAATTCAGGGAAATGGCATCCCACTCGTTATCCGGAAATCCCCACTCAAAGCCGGGATCACCTTCCTGCAGGAACGCCTCATAATCCAGGTCACTGACCTGAACGCCCTCGCCATACTCGGGATCATCAACATCGATAATTAACGGTTTGTGTGCCAGGTGCCGAACGGCATCCTTAACAACCTGCCCGAACTCCCGGTCAGCAATGACCACTTTCGCCTCACCGTGCTCCAACATGAACGCGATCGCGTCAGCGTCCAGCCGAACATTCAGGGTGTTCAGCACTGCGCCAATCATCGGCACGCCAAAATGACTTTCCACCATGGCGGGAATATTGGGGAGCATAACGGCGACCGTATCGCCACGGCCGATTCCGCGCCCTTTCAAAGCAGAGGCGAGGCGTCGGCAACGCTCGTAGGTTTCTCCCCAGGTGTACCGGATAGCACCATGCACGACCGACGGATATTCCGGGTAAACACTTGCGGTGCGTTCGATGAAATCAATCGGGGATTGAACGGCGTAGTTGGCATCGACGGGCTCCAGGCCCTGATCAAAAATCGAGGTCATTGCGTGGTCCTCTGTGAGCGCTGTTGTTCTTATGGCCTATTTCAGGAGAATCGCTAAAGCAGTTATAATTTCTGCTGGCCGGGATAGTATTTAATAGTGGCATTACTAGAAACTATACCAACGTATTATAGTGGATATGCTATAACTTATTTTCATGATGGACTCTCCCTCTCCTACCGTATTTAGTTTGCCAGACGCAGACCCGCAACCCGGGATCGTGCTGGACTCTGCCGCCCGGGTACTTGAGGCCAACCGCGCGGCCCGGGATTTGTGCCGAATCGCCTCAGTGGCGGATGTTGGCGACCTGCTACCGGTAAATTCAGTAGCGCTCGTCCGGTCGGCCCTGGATCAAAGCCGTGCTATCGAGGCCGTTGAATCCAGCATCTCGACAAGGATATTGCTTTGGACGTTCATTCCTGATCACGTTAGCGGCCAGGTTCTGGTGCGGGCAAGAGACGCCACAAGCGACGTGCGCATGCAGCAAGACGCTACCCGTTCGAACCGGCTCTATCGGCTCATTACCGAAAACACCACAGACCTGATTTCCCGTCACGCCCCGGATGGCACATTCATTGACGCCACCCCGGCCTCCTGGCGGCTTTTGGGTTACTGGCCCGAGGAATTACGGGGGAAGCCGCTGGAAGACATTTTTCAGGGCAACTCGGTAGCCCAGCAACTGATGGAGACACGCAACCGGCTTCGGGATAATGGTTACGCCACCATGACGGTTGAGATCGTGCATCGGGATAGCAGCAAACGCTGGTTCGAAATTTCCAGTCGTGCCATACGGGAGACCTATACCGGGGCGGTGATAGAAGTAATCAGCGTAACCCGGGACATCACCGCCCGCGTTGAGTCCGAAAAAAGTAACCGCCGATTGGCGGATGAGCTGGCCCATGCTGCCCGCCTGGCCACCATGGGTGAACTGGCTTCCAGCATCGCCCATGAGATGAACCAACCTCTGGCGACTATTGTGAACTTCGCCAGCGCCAGCCAGCGTTATCTGAAAAACGCACGCTCTAATCCCGACTGTCTTGAACGTGTCGATGATGGCCTGCACAAGATTGTTCATCATGCCAATCGCGCCTCGGAAGTCATCAAACGCTTGCGGGCCTTCCTGCGTAAGGGTCAAAAGCGTACAGCACCCATTTCCCTGAACGACCTGGTGACCAATGTCTCCCATCTCTGCCAGTGGGAGGCCGAAAAAAACGGAGTTCAGATCACCGAAAAACTGGCCGGCTGCGCACCCATTATTACCGCCGATCCGGTATTGCTGGAGCAGGTCCTGATCAACCTGATTCGTAACGGCATTGAAGCCAATGTCGAATCCCGGGAAGGCAGGAATGACAACAAACCGTCCACAATCGTCATCAGAACCTGCGTGACCGAAGCCCGGGAAACCCTGATTGAGGTCACCGACGAAGGGCCCGGGCTGGATGACCAGGGTATTCGCCAGATGTTCCAGCCGTTCTACACCAGCAAGCCGCAGGGGCTTGGACTCGGGCTGTCCATGAGCCGGTCAATTATCGAGGGATTCGGCGGTTTTCTTGACGCCTGCCCGGCCCGCGAGGGTGGCTTGTCCCTGATCTGTCGCTTTCCCGCCACCTTCTGCAACAAAAACAAAGCCGCCAAGCCAACGGAGACAGACCCAAATGACTGATCACCCCGCCCCGGAAACCACGACGGTATACGTTGTCGACGACGACGCAGGCATGCTGGAATCCACTCAGTGGCTGTTGGAATCTGTCGGCCTGCAGGTAAAGGCGTACAGTGACGGCCGTAAATTTCTGGACGCAATCACCGGGAGAAACCTGGGCTGTGTGGTTCTGGATGTCCGGATGCCGGGCCTGGGCGGGCTCAACGTTCAGGAAGAACTGCAGAAGCGGGGGCTGAACCTGCCCATTATTTTTGTATCCGGCCATGCGGATGTGCCGATTGTCGTTCGAGCGTTCAAGTCTGGCGCCTTCGACTTCATCGAGAAGCCCTTCAACGAGCAGCTATTGCTGGACAGTGTGCAACAGGCACTGCAGGAACATCATCAGATCAAAGGCCAGCAGCAAGGGAACGTTGAGACCGAAAATCTGTTAGGCACCCTTACCCGCCGTGAGCGGGATGTTTTCCTGCCACTGGCGCAGGGGTTCACCAGCCGCGAAATCGCCGACCAGCTCGATGTAAGCGTGAAAACAATCGACCTCTACCGGGCACGGGTGATGAAACGGCTTGGTGCAGAGCGTTTGCCGGACGTGACAGGCATGGCCGTCGCCGCCGGCCTGCTGGACCCGCTCAATTTGCGCAATGAACCCTAGAAACTAGTCCGCAGCGCCCTGAACTTCATGGGCCAGGGCGCCCAGCCGGGCGACCGCCTGCTCAATGCGCTCGGTCCACGGGTTGGCACTGTTAAGCCTCAGACAGTTGTCGTACTTATCGGTGGTGGAAAACATCAGACCGGGTGCGACATTGATGTTCTCAGCCCGCGCCCGTTGAAACACTTCCGTGCCCGAAACCCCATCCGGCAACTGCACCCAGAGCACAAAACCTCCCTGTGGCCTGCTGACAGCGGTATGCTCTGGAAAAGCACGGGCAACTGCAGCACGCATTCGCTCCGAACACTCCCGGTAATGCTGCCTGGCAGACCGAAGGTAACGATCATAGCTGCCCTGCTCGAGAAAATGCGCTACCGCCAGTTGGGGGATGGAAGAGGTAGCCAGGTTCACAAAATATTTGTGTTGCCGGGCACCCGCCATATAACGGCCCGGCACCATCCAGCCTAACCGAAGGCCGGGTGAAATGGTCTTCGAGAACGAGCTGCAATAAATCACATTATCCGTCCGGTCAAAAGCCTTGGCCGGCCTCGGGCGATCACCGGTGTGGTTCAAATCGCCGTAAATATCGTCTTCAATCAAGGGCACGGCCGCAGCCGCCAGCATGGAGACCAGCTGTTTCTTGCGCTCATCGGGCATCCGGGCGCCCATGGGGTTACTGTGATTGGTAACCACAACGCAGGCCTTCAGGGGCCACTGCTCAAGGGCCATCTGCAAACCGTCAAGGCTCAACCCTTCCGAAGGGTGCGTGGGGATTTCAATCACCCGAAGCCCGACCACTTCCAGCGCCTGCAGGATGCCGGGGAACGAGGGAGACTCAACGGCAACAATGTCACCGGGTTGGGTAACCGCCCGAAGAGCCAGAATAATGGCTTCCTGGGCTCCGTTCGTCGCCAGCACATCGTCCGGTGTAATCGGCACACCCAGTGTTGCCATTCGCTGGGCAATCTGGCGCCGAAAGGACTCTTTACCCGGGAAAGCATAATCCAGCGTCTCCAGGCCTCGCCGGGCAGCCCAGAGCGTGCTTTTCTGAATCTGGCGAAGGGGCAGGTAGTCCGGATGAGGAATGGCTGTCGCCAGAGGCACCATGCGCTTCTTTTCATCAGCGCAAAGGTCCAGGGTCATCTCTCGGGCGGTCACAGGCACCGGGCGCGTCCGGTGCTTCTGCATAACCGGCTCCGGGGCATCCAGTGCCGGCAAACGGACAAAGTATCCCTTGCGCTCCCGCGCCTCCAGATAACCACGTCCCTCGAGGGTCTGGTGCGCCTGCAATACCGTAGAAATACTCACACCGTACTGCCGGCTGAGCATTCGCACGCCCGGCAACCTGTCCCCGTCCCGGTATACGCCTTCCTTGATCAGCGCCTGAAGCTGATCCGCCACCTGATTGTACAGAACCCCCATGGTCCACCTCACTCACACGCCGTTATTGCCCGATGGCCTCATTGCATCAGATTCAAGGCCTGTCGAATCAGTACAGTTTGCCGGGAATCTGACCAGTACAGATATCCGTTAATATAGCCTGTACCGGTTCAAAACAGGATTATCTGAATCTGTTATGGCTGTCCGTAGTGTCTCAGAATATCGTCATGAATAAACGCCGCCCGGGCTTTATTCTGATCACGTGAACAAGGAGCAGAAAACATGACACACACCATCTACCAGGTAGACGCTTTCACTGACCGCCTCTTCGGCGGCAATCCCGCTGCCGTTATGCCTCTTCAGGAATGGCTGCCGGATGAGACGCTGCTGGCACTGGCCGGTGAGAACAACCTCTCCGAGACGGCTTTTTTCCTGCCATTGTCCAACGACGATGACACCGATTTTCACATTCGCTGGTTTACGCCCGGTGTTGAGGTGCGACTGTGCGGTCACGCCACCCTTGCCACGGCCTGGGTGATCTTCAACAAACTGGGCTGGAAGAAAGACAGCGTTCGTTTCCAGTCGAAGAGTGGCCCCCTGGGCGTCGAACAGCACAACGAAGGCTGGCTGGCTCTTGACTTCCCCAACCTCGCCTTTGAGCAACGGGAAACGCCTTCGATCCTGCGAGAAGCCCTGTCCGGCGTGCCGGATACCGCGTTTTTTGTGCCAAGTGACACCAATTACATGGTCGTGCTGGATAGCGAAGCGGCCGTGCGCGCTGCGCAACCGGATTTGCGCACGCTCACGAAACTCGGAAACCAGGGACTGATTGTGACGGCCAAAGGGGACCAATGCGACTTCGTCAGCCGATACTTTGCCCCGGGTGCAGGTATCGATGAAGATCCGGTCACCGGCTCCATCCACAGCGTATTGGTACCCTATTGGGCTGACGTCCTGGGCAAAACAGGAATGCATGCCCGTCAGGTCTCGGAACGGGGCGGTGAACTCCGATGCGAGTTGAAGGGAGATCGCGTATCCATAGCCGGCCAGGCAGCATTCTTCATGGAAGGGAAGGTTCAGCTTTAAGCTACCTGGTTACACGATGGCAATGTCGATCGGTGATAGATTCGCAGCGCGCCGGAGTATAACTACATCCACATCCCGAGAAGGAGCCCGAAACATGACCGAAACCAAGGCATTTGCAGCACAATCCCCAACCTCTGGCATGGCCCCTCACGGAATCAGCAGGCGATCTTTACGCAGAGACGACGTTGCCATTGAAATCGACTACTGCGGTGTCTGCCATACCGACATTCATTTCGCCCAGAACGATTGGGGCGTCACTCAATACCCGGTTGTCCCCGGCCATGAAATCGTCGGTCGCGTCACAGCCGTGGGTCCCAACGTCCAGAACTATCGGGAAGGCGATGTGGTTGGCGTTGGCTGCATGGTTGACTCATGCCGTGCCTGTTCTGCCTGTGAGGCCGGACTTGAGCAATACTGCTCAGAGGGCATGACAGGCACCTACAATGGCAAGGATCGTCACGACCATTCCGTGACCTTTGGCGGCTACTCGGAGCGTGTCGTCGTCAGTGAGCGGTTCGTGGTCCGGATTCCCGAGAAGCTGGACATCAAAGCAGCCGCACCCTTACTGTGCGCCGGCATCACCACGTACTCCCCGCTGCGTCACTACGGCGTAAAAGCCGGCCACAAAGTCGGCGTTATCGGCATGGGCGGGCTTGGTCACATGGGCGTCAAATTTGCCAAGGCACTCGGTGCCGAGGTCACCATATTCACCCGATCAGAAAGCAAAGTATCTGAAGCCAAAAAACAGGGTGCCGATCACGTTGTGATCTCCACTGACGAAGATCAGATGGCCGCAGCGGCGGAGACGTTGGACTTCATGCTGGATACGGTGCCGGTACAGCATGACCTGAATCCGTACCTTAACTGCCTGACCTACGATGGCACTCACATCATCGTCGGGTTGCTTGAACCGATTGAACCGGCCTTGGAGGCAGGGGCTCTGGTATTCAAGCGACGGGTCCTGGCTGGCTCCCTTATTGGTGGCATGCCAGAAACCCAGGAAGTTCTGGATTTCTGCGCCGAACATGACATCAGCTGTGATGTGGAAATGCTCGATATCCACAACATCAACGACGCTTATGAACGGATGAAAAAAGGTGATGTGAAGTATCGGTTTGTTATTGATATGGCAACACTGAAAAACAGCTAGCAGTATCCCGTATAATACCCGCACATTTATCAAGTGCGGGTATTCATGGGTTCGGACTACGACGTAATTATTATCGGTGCAGGGGCAGCAGGCCTGATGTGTGCCGCCACGGCAGGTTACCGGGGCCGCAAGGTCCTGGTTATCGACCATGCCAACAAACCGGGCAAGAAAATCCTGATGTCCGGTGGGGGCCGCTGCAATTTCACAAACCTGAACAGCAACCCGACCAATTTCCTGTCCGACAACCCGCATTACTGCATTTCCGCACTCAAGCGTTACACCCCCCAGGACTTTCTGGAACTGGTGGAACGACATGGCGTGGAGCATGAGGAAAAAGCGGCGGGGCAGTTGTTCTGCAAAAACAGCGCAAAAGACATTTTGAATGTCCTGCTTACCGAATGTGAATGGGCCGGCGCCGACATCAGGCTTAAAACCTCGGTATCCCGCGTACAAAGCACCGATACCGGTTATAAACTGGCTACCAACGCTGGCACCCTCACCTGCGAATCCCTGATCGTTGCCTGTGGCGGGCTCTCTATTCCTACCATGGGCGCCACCGGCTTCGGCTACGATATAGCGAGGCAGTTCGGGCTTGAGCTTCTACCCACAAGAGCCGGTCTGGTGCCATTCACCCTGCAGCCGGAACTGAAGGAACAGCTCTCGCCCTTGTCTGGCGTAAGCTGCCCAGTCGATGTCACCTGCCACAACCAGCATTTTCGGGAGCCCATGCTGGTGACCCACCGAGGACTGAGTGGCCCATCAATGTTGCAGATCTCCAGTTACTGGCAGCCGGGTGATGAACTGTCCGTCAACCTGTTACCCGCCAACCGTATTCACGAAGACCTTCTGCAACTGCGTAAAGCCAAACCTCAGTCTACGATCGCCCATTACCTTGCCCAGCATCTGCCAAAGCGGTTTGCCCAGGCTTACAACGACTTGAATGGCTGGATCGGTTCGCTGCAAGGTTACAAGAACAGTGACCTGGAGCAGGTTGCCACCACGCTCGGGCAGTGGAAAATCAAACCAGCGGGTACTGAGGGTTACCGGACCGCCGAAGTCACACTTGGCGGCGTCGATACCCGTCAGCTGTCCTCCAAGACCATGGCGGTGCTGGAACACCCGAATCTGTTTTTTATCGGCGAGGTGGTGGATGTGACCGGCCACCTTGGCGGCCACAACTTTCAGTGGGCGTGGGCGTCGGGTGTGGCAGCAGGGAATGCTGCCTGAACCAGGATCGGTAAATGACAACGGGTATTGCAGTGTAACATCCGCTTAACCTAAAAAGGCCAAGCTTGGGCGCTATTCACCTTTTCGGGCTTTTTGCGTGTTGACGTCGAAACCCGAAAGTCTGCCCGGGTCAGCGAGCCCACTCTCTGAGGTGACTCAATGCGCATCACTTTTCTGGGAACAGGTGCGGCCGGCGGAGTACCGTTATTCGGTTGCCAATGCTCAGCCTGTGTGATCGCCCATAACAGCCCCGACTATGGGCGCGAGCCCTGCTCGGCATTAATCGAATCCGGGGGTATCCGCATTCTGATTGATGGCGGCCTGATGGACCTGCACAAACGCTTCGGGCCCGGCGAGTTGGATGCCATCCTCCTGACGCATTTTCACCCCGACCACGTGCAGGGGCTGTTTCATCTGCGCTGGGGTAAGGGACCGACCATTCCCGTCTTCATACCCCCAGACCCGGATGGCTGTGCTGATCTTTTCCGTCATCCCGGCATGCTGGAGTTCAGACCTCAGGTGGCGTTTTCCGCATTTCAGGTTGGACCATTGAAAATCACACCTTTGCCTCTGATTCATTCAAAAATCACCTTTGGCTACGCCATTGAGCTTGCAGACGGACCGGCTTTTGCCTATCTCACAGACACCCGTGGCCTGCCGCTGGAAACCGGCGATTTTTTGCGGGCAATGAAACCTGATGGGCTGGCTATCGACTGCTCCTTTCCGCCGTCCGATGAACCAAAAGGTCATAACGACTGGACTATGGCTCTGGACTGCATTGAAGCCGTTAGCCCGGTCCGGACCTGGCTTACCCACATCAGCCATGAACTGGATGACTGGCGCCTGAGCACAAACCCAGACCTGCCCGCCGACATCCGGGTTGCCAGGGACGGAGAGCAAGCGAGTCTGGCACCGGCCGCTGGAAAGCACCCTCATGAATGAAGCCGAGCTGGCGCTGGATACCCGAAGCCTTCTCCGTTTAAACCTCCTCCACGCCTCCGTCAGTTTCACGCTCCTGTCTTAAAACCTTCAACCCGCTGTCATCCAAGCGACACCCAACCGTCACAGCTGCCGAAGACACTGTCTATACAAGTTGCAGACACAAGACGGGAGGCGTCCCATGGAGCCCGAAATTCAGATTCAAGGTTTGTCCAAAACGTTCGGCAAAAGCAGCCGCAACGACAAGGCTCTGAAAAATATCGACCTGAGCATCGAATCTGGCGAGATGGTAGCTCTTATCGGCCCGTCAGGATCCGGCAAGTCGACCCTGCTCCGGCACTTGGCCGGCCTGAGTTGCGGCGACTCGGACAGCGGTGAGATTCGCGTCCTGGGGCAATCGGTTCAGTGCAATGGGCGGCTCTGCTCCGATGCCCGTAAAATTCGGGCCCGGATCGGCTACATCTTTCAGCAGTTCAATCTCGTGGGCCGAATGAAGGTAATGACCAACGTGCTTACCGGCACCCTTGGCCGCGTGCCTGGCTGGCGCGGTTGTCTTGGGCTGTTCAATGCCGAGGAGAGAGCCTTGGCGCTGAAATGTCTGAACCGGGTGGGCATGGACGCCTGGGCGAATCATCGGGCGTCCTGCCTTTCCGGCGGCCAACAACAGCGAGTCGCCATTGCCCGCACCCTGACCCAGAAAGCCGAAGTCATCCTTGCGGATGAACCCATCGCTTCCCTGGATCCTGAATCTGCCCGCCGGGTCATGGAAATTCTCTCCGACATCAACAGCGTAGACGGTCGCACCGTGGTGGTTACCCTCCATCAAGTGGATTACGCCCGTGAGTTTTGCCGCCGCGCCGTGGCACTGAAAGCTGGCGAAGTGGTTTTCGACGGTCCTTCAGAAGAGCTGACCCCCTCACTTCTCGCCAGCATTTACGGCACCACCTCGTTCGATGTCGACGGCGAACCCGTTAAAAGAAGAAATACCCGCGAGCCCGCTAAAGGGTTTGCGCTGGCACCCGCCAGCTGATTCCGAAACCGTTCATGCACTTTAACCAAGAGCCACAAACCAGAGGAAAATAAAGATGTTCAAGCAATGGATCAGTCGCCTGGCCCTCGCTGCTGCCGTCACCGTCAGCGCTACCGGCCTTCAGGCGGAAGAACAGAAAACCCTCAACTTCGGCATCATCTCAACCGAATCTTCCAGCAATCTGAAAAACGTCTGGGACCCCTTCCTTGCAGACATGTCCGAAAAACTGGACATGGAAGTGAAGGGCTTCTTTGCACCGGATTACGCCGGCATCATCCAGGGCATGCGCTTCGACAAGGTAGACATCGCCTGGTACGGCAACAAGTCTGCCATGGAAGCGGTCGATCGTGCCGGTGGTGAAGTTGTTGTGCAGACCGTCGCCGCCGACGGCTCGCCGGGCTACTGGAGCCTGATGATCGTCCACAAGGACAGCACTCACCTGAACAGTGTTGAGGATGTTCTGGCCAACGCGAAAGACCTTACCTTCGGTAACGGTGATCCCAATTCCACTTCCGGTTTCCTGGTGCCCAGCTATTACATCTTTGCGAAAAATGGCGTCAATCCCAAGGAAGCCTTCAAACGCACGCTGAACTCCGGCCATGAAACCAATGCCATGGCAGTTGCCAACAAGCAGGTTGATGTCGCCACCTTCAACACCGAGAGCATGGAGCGGCTGGAGATCAACTTCCCGGAGAAAGCGAAAAATCTGAAAGTGGTCTGGAAATCTCCGCTGATCCCATCCGACCCGATCGTCTGGCGCAAAAACCT
This Marinobacter salinus DNA region includes the following protein-coding sequences:
- a CDS encoding PhzF family phenazine biosynthesis protein, encoding MTHTIYQVDAFTDRLFGGNPAAVMPLQEWLPDETLLALAGENNLSETAFFLPLSNDDDTDFHIRWFTPGVEVRLCGHATLATAWVIFNKLGWKKDSVRFQSKSGPLGVEQHNEGWLALDFPNLAFEQRETPSILREALSGVPDTAFFVPSDTNYMVVLDSEAAVRAAQPDLRTLTKLGNQGLIVTAKGDQCDFVSRYFAPGAGIDEDPVTGSIHSVLVPYWADVLGKTGMHARQVSERGGELRCELKGDRVSIAGQAAFFMEGKVQL
- a CDS encoding NAD(P)-dependent alcohol dehydrogenase, with product MTETKAFAAQSPTSGMAPHGISRRSLRRDDVAIEIDYCGVCHTDIHFAQNDWGVTQYPVVPGHEIVGRVTAVGPNVQNYREGDVVGVGCMVDSCRACSACEAGLEQYCSEGMTGTYNGKDRHDHSVTFGGYSERVVVSERFVVRIPEKLDIKAAAPLLCAGITTYSPLRHYGVKAGHKVGVIGMGGLGHMGVKFAKALGAEVTIFTRSESKVSEAKKQGADHVVISTDEDQMAAAAETLDFMLDTVPVQHDLNPYLNCLTYDGTHIIVGLLEPIEPALEAGALVFKRRVLAGSLIGGMPETQEVLDFCAEHDISCDVEMLDIHNINDAYERMKKGDVKYRFVIDMATLKNS
- a CDS encoding NAD(P)/FAD-dependent oxidoreductase gives rise to the protein MGSDYDVIIIGAGAAGLMCAATAGYRGRKVLVIDHANKPGKKILMSGGGRCNFTNLNSNPTNFLSDNPHYCISALKRYTPQDFLELVERHGVEHEEKAAGQLFCKNSAKDILNVLLTECEWAGADIRLKTSVSRVQSTDTGYKLATNAGTLTCESLIVACGGLSIPTMGATGFGYDIARQFGLELLPTRAGLVPFTLQPELKEQLSPLSGVSCPVDVTCHNQHFREPMLVTHRGLSGPSMLQISSYWQPGDELSVNLLPANRIHEDLLQLRKAKPQSTIAHYLAQHLPKRFAQAYNDLNGWIGSLQGYKNSDLEQVATTLGQWKIKPAGTEGYRTAEVTLGGVDTRQLSSKTMAVLEHPNLFFIGEVVDVTGHLGGHNFQWAWASGVAAGNAA
- the phnP gene encoding phosphonate metabolism protein PhnP, with product MRITFLGTGAAGGVPLFGCQCSACVIAHNSPDYGREPCSALIESGGIRILIDGGLMDLHKRFGPGELDAILLTHFHPDHVQGLFHLRWGKGPTIPVFIPPDPDGCADLFRHPGMLEFRPQVAFSAFQVGPLKITPLPLIHSKITFGYAIELADGPAFAYLTDTRGLPLETGDFLRAMKPDGLAIDCSFPPSDEPKGHNDWTMALDCIEAVSPVRTWLTHISHELDDWRLSTNPDLPADIRVARDGEQASLAPAAGKHPHE
- the phnC gene encoding phosphonate ABC transporter ATP-binding protein; amino-acid sequence: MEPEIQIQGLSKTFGKSSRNDKALKNIDLSIESGEMVALIGPSGSGKSTLLRHLAGLSCGDSDSGEIRVLGQSVQCNGRLCSDARKIRARIGYIFQQFNLVGRMKVMTNVLTGTLGRVPGWRGCLGLFNAEERALALKCLNRVGMDAWANHRASCLSGGQQQRVAIARTLTQKAEVILADEPIASLDPESARRVMEILSDINSVDGRTVVVTLHQVDYAREFCRRAVALKAGEVVFDGPSEELTPSLLASIYGTTSFDVDGEPVKRRNTREPAKGFALAPAS
- the phnD gene encoding phosphonate ABC transporter substrate-binding protein translates to MFKQWISRLALAAAVTVSATGLQAEEQKTLNFGIISTESSSNLKNVWDPFLADMSEKLDMEVKGFFAPDYAGIIQGMRFDKVDIAWYGNKSAMEAVDRAGGEVVVQTVAADGSPGYWSLMIVHKDSTHLNSVEDVLANAKDLTFGNGDPNSTSGFLVPSYYIFAKNGVNPKEAFKRTLNSGHETNAMAVANKQVDVATFNTESMERLEINFPEKAKNLKVVWKSPLIPSDPIVWRKNLPEQTKQKVYDFLMTYGTTGDKHELKVLEDLQWAPFRASSNDQLIPIRQLELFKQKAGIENDENYSEQEKAQKLAEIEAQLAGLERRLAALDAAREETN